Proteins encoded within one genomic window of Parolsenella massiliensis:
- a CDS encoding [FeFe] hydrogenase, group A yields MVDNSIVRAARTAAAPDLSGDKTVRLVIDNHEVEVPAHTTILDAAQAAGISIPTLCYLRELNEVGSCRVCVVEVEGIDQLVASCNNYVLDGMVVHTNSEKVRRARRMNVELLLTQHDATCPSCVRSGNCALQSLANDLNVYHLPLRRHLSGDAWDYSYPLIRDNDKCVKCMRCIQVCEKVQTLGIWDLASRASHTTVGVSGSRDIAETGCALCGQCVTHCPTGALRERDDTERAFEAIADPKKATLIQVAPAVRASWGEEFGLEPEVATVERLAAVLRRVGFEYVFDTDFSADLTIMEEGSELLERMRAKAAGGRDAPTGPMFTSCCPGWVRFVKSNYPQLVGQVSTSKSPQQMFGAIAKTWFARALDVDVRSVFCVSAMPCVAKKAEAALPTMTGEGGEPDVDCVLTVRELARMIRASHVDPAKVEPEPLDAPLGFGTGAAVVFGATGGVMDAALRSAHYLVTGRNPEPDAFSDVRGMGGWREKTFDLAGTPVRTAVAHGLGNARKLLDALVAGKVDYDFVEVMACPGGCVGGGGQPIHDGVEMAAERGGVLWGLDAGAKMRFSHENPSVQACYHDFLGEPLSELAEELLHTDQSGWKMPGEPA; encoded by the coding sequence GTGGTAGACAACAGCATCGTGCGCGCCGCGCGGACGGCCGCCGCACCCGACCTCTCGGGCGACAAGACCGTGAGGCTCGTCATCGACAACCACGAGGTAGAGGTGCCCGCGCACACCACGATCCTCGACGCCGCGCAGGCCGCCGGCATAAGCATCCCCACCCTCTGCTACCTGCGCGAGCTCAATGAGGTTGGCTCGTGCCGCGTCTGCGTGGTCGAGGTCGAGGGAATCGACCAGCTCGTTGCTTCGTGCAACAACTACGTGCTCGACGGCATGGTGGTGCACACCAACAGCGAGAAGGTTCGCCGTGCCCGCCGCATGAACGTGGAGCTGCTCCTCACGCAGCATGACGCCACGTGCCCCAGCTGCGTGCGATCGGGCAACTGCGCGCTGCAGTCGCTCGCAAACGACCTCAACGTCTATCACCTGCCGCTGCGCCGCCACCTCTCCGGGGACGCGTGGGACTACTCGTACCCGCTCATCCGCGACAACGACAAGTGCGTCAAGTGCATGCGCTGCATCCAGGTCTGCGAGAAGGTCCAGACGCTGGGCATCTGGGACCTCGCGAGCCGCGCAAGCCACACCACCGTGGGCGTCTCGGGCTCGCGCGACATCGCCGAGACCGGCTGCGCCCTGTGCGGGCAGTGCGTGACCCATTGCCCCACGGGCGCCCTGCGCGAGCGCGACGACACGGAGCGCGCGTTCGAGGCCATCGCTGACCCCAAGAAGGCCACGCTCATCCAGGTGGCGCCTGCCGTGCGCGCCTCTTGGGGCGAGGAGTTCGGCCTTGAACCTGAGGTGGCCACCGTCGAGCGTCTCGCTGCGGTTCTGCGCCGCGTGGGCTTTGAGTACGTGTTCGACACAGACTTCTCGGCAGACCTCACGATCATGGAGGAGGGCTCCGAGCTGCTCGAGCGCATGCGCGCCAAGGCCGCCGGCGGCAGGGACGCACCCACGGGGCCCATGTTCACGTCGTGCTGCCCGGGTTGGGTGCGCTTCGTAAAGAGCAACTATCCCCAGCTCGTGGGGCAGGTCTCCACGTCCAAGAGCCCCCAGCAGATGTTCGGTGCCATCGCCAAGACGTGGTTTGCGCGGGCCCTTGACGTGGACGTGCGCAGCGTCTTCTGCGTCTCTGCCATGCCCTGCGTGGCCAAGAAGGCCGAGGCGGCCCTTCCCACGATGACGGGGGAGGGCGGCGAGCCCGACGTCGACTGCGTGCTCACCGTGCGCGAGCTTGCCCGCATGATCCGCGCCTCGCACGTCGACCCGGCAAAGGTCGAGCCAGAGCCGCTCGACGCCCCGCTTGGCTTTGGCACCGGCGCGGCGGTCGTGTTTGGCGCCACGGGTGGCGTCATGGACGCGGCGCTGCGCTCTGCCCACTACCTCGTGACGGGGAGGAACCCCGAGCCCGACGCCTTCAGCGACGTTCGTGGCATGGGCGGCTGGCGCGAGAAGACCTTCGACCTCGCGGGAACGCCGGTGCGCACGGCCGTGGCACACGGCCTGGGCAACGCCCGCAAGCTGCTTGACGCGCTCGTGGCCGGCAAGGTCGACTATGACTTCGTCGAGGTCATGGCCTGTCCCGGCGGCTGCGTTGGCGGAGGCGGGCAGCCCATCCACGACGGCGTCGAGATGGCCGCGGAGCGAGGGGGCGTCCTGTGGGGCCTCGACGCTGGCGCCAAGATGCGCTTCTCGCACGAGAACCCATCCGTCCAAGCCTGCTACCATGACTTCCTTGGGGAGCCCCTCTCCGAGCTTGCCGAGGAGCTGCTCCACACGGACCAGTCCGGCTGGAAGATGCCGGGAGAGCCCGCCTAG
- a CDS encoding NAD(P)-binding protein has protein sequence MARLHVMERSHAQQVMDELHDSLGRRLAVSSLAPCPVEFTAALVNLCSTQSCGKCTPCRVGLRALGDLFDDVLEGRATSETLDLIERMAETVYLSSDCAIGYEAGSMALTAIRGFRDDFEHHIKHHSCGFDRAQLVPCVSGCPAGVDIPGYISLVEAGRYSDAVKLIRKDNPLPIVCGLVCEHPCEMHCRRGMVDDPMNIVALKRFATEHIEHDWRPWIAEATNKRIAIVGGGPAGLSCAYYLAIMGHDVTIIEQRHHLGGMLRYGIPSYRLPRERLQEEIDWILACGIHVRLDESVDGTALKALREEYDAVYLAIGAHNDKKLGLPGEDAAGVESAVKLLRSVGDGELPDLTGERVVVIGGGNVAMDVARSSIRLGAKKVSIVYRRRIADMTAQDAEIAGAQAEGCEILDLTAPVSIGVDESGRACGVCVQPQIIGEPRRGRPAPRAAETPERVIACERVYVAIGQDIDSAPFEAIGVPCERGRVVCSPDGSVPGFDGLFCGGDCQTGPATVIRAINAGKVAAANIDHYLGFDHKVRLEVDLPPVKFKGKRLCGRCELAERESSSRVKDWDLVEEGLTEQEARQEASRCLRCDHFGFGAFRGGRIEQW, from the coding sequence ATGGCAAGATTGCATGTGATGGAGAGGAGCCATGCCCAGCAGGTCATGGACGAACTCCACGATTCGCTGGGACGCAGGCTGGCGGTGAGCTCGCTCGCCCCGTGCCCAGTCGAGTTCACGGCGGCGCTTGTCAACCTGTGCTCAACGCAGAGCTGCGGCAAGTGCACGCCGTGCCGCGTGGGACTGCGTGCGCTCGGCGACCTGTTCGACGACGTGCTCGAGGGACGTGCCACCTCCGAGACGCTCGACCTCATCGAGCGCATGGCCGAGACGGTCTACCTCTCGAGCGACTGCGCCATTGGCTACGAGGCGGGCTCCATGGCCCTCACGGCCATCCGCGGCTTTCGCGATGACTTCGAGCACCACATCAAGCACCACAGCTGCGGCTTTGATCGCGCCCAGCTCGTCCCGTGCGTCTCGGGCTGCCCGGCGGGCGTCGACATCCCCGGATACATCTCGCTCGTCGAGGCGGGCCGCTACTCGGACGCCGTGAAGCTCATCCGCAAGGACAACCCGCTGCCCATAGTGTGCGGTCTGGTGTGCGAGCACCCCTGCGAGATGCACTGCCGCCGCGGCATGGTCGACGACCCAATGAACATCGTGGCGCTCAAGCGCTTCGCCACCGAGCACATAGAGCACGACTGGCGCCCCTGGATCGCGGAGGCAACCAACAAGCGCATCGCCATCGTGGGCGGCGGCCCCGCGGGGCTGTCGTGCGCCTACTACCTCGCGATCATGGGCCACGACGTCACGATCATCGAGCAGCGCCACCACCTCGGTGGCATGCTGCGCTATGGCATCCCGAGCTACCGCCTGCCGCGCGAGCGCCTCCAGGAGGAGATCGACTGGATCTTGGCCTGCGGCATCCACGTCCGCCTCGACGAGTCCGTGGATGGCACGGCGCTTAAGGCCCTGCGCGAGGAATACGATGCGGTCTACCTCGCCATCGGTGCCCACAACGACAAGAAGCTCGGCCTTCCCGGCGAGGACGCCGCAGGCGTCGAGAGCGCGGTCAAGTTGCTGCGCAGCGTCGGCGACGGCGAGCTTCCCGACCTCACGGGCGAGCGCGTCGTGGTCATCGGCGGCGGCAACGTCGCCATGGACGTCGCCCGCTCCAGCATTCGCCTCGGCGCCAAGAAGGTCTCGATCGTCTATCGACGCCGCATCGCCGACATGACGGCGCAGGACGCCGAGATCGCCGGAGCCCAGGCCGAGGGCTGCGAGATCCTCGATCTCACGGCTCCCGTGAGCATCGGCGTCGACGAGAGCGGCCGGGCCTGCGGCGTGTGCGTCCAGCCCCAGATCATCGGCGAGCCACGCCGTGGCAGGCCCGCCCCGCGAGCCGCCGAGACGCCCGAGCGCGTCATCGCCTGTGAGCGCGTCTACGTGGCGATTGGCCAGGACATCGACTCGGCTCCGTTCGAGGCCATCGGCGTCCCCTGCGAGCGAGGCCGCGTCGTCTGCAGCCCAGACGGCTCGGTCCCCGGCTTTGACGGCCTGTTCTGCGGCGGAGACTGCCAGACGGGTCCGGCCACGGTCATACGTGCCATCAACGCCGGCAAGGTGGCGGCCGCAAACATTGACCACTACCTTGGCTTTGATCATAAGGTTCGCCTCGAGGTCGACCTTCCGCCCGTCAAGTTCAAAGGCAAGCGCCTATGCGGACGCTGCGAGCTGGCCGAGCGCGAGTCGAGCTCTCGCGTCAAGGACTGGGATCTCGTCGAGGAGGGGCTCACTGAGCAGGAGGCGAGGCAGGAGGCCTCGCGCTGCCTCAGGTGCGATCACTTTGGCTTTGGCGCGTTTCGCGGGGGAAGGATCGAGCAGTGGTAG
- a CDS encoding aldose 1-epimerase family protein, with product MADITTISLGAASAAVDARGAQLRSLKLGDVEYLWQADERWWPRSAPVLFPIVGKIRNGFATCSAGECHLSRHGIARNYDHELVEDTGSSLTYRFESTAETREAYPYDFRLEMTYALEGDATLAQTFAVTNTGEVDLPFCLGGHPAFNVPVREGEAFEDYALWFSRAWTGISPTGEDGIENYGRMRTMVDGTNRLPLTHELFAQDSFTLEGVPDSTISMVGPTGHGVRVEFEGFDHIGVWSAGPATDGTPAPFVALEPWCGTATRTDEDDVLEHKQNVIIAAPGQTVRRTFRITML from the coding sequence ATGGCAGACATCACGACCATCTCTCTTGGCGCGGCAAGCGCCGCCGTCGACGCGCGCGGCGCGCAGCTCAGGAGCCTCAAGCTGGGCGACGTCGAGTACCTGTGGCAGGCAGACGAGCGTTGGTGGCCGAGAAGCGCGCCGGTGCTCTTCCCCATCGTGGGCAAGATTCGCAACGGCTTTGCCACGTGCTCGGCCGGCGAGTGCCACCTGAGCCGCCACGGCATCGCGCGCAACTACGACCACGAGCTGGTCGAGGACACCGGCAGCTCGCTCACCTACCGCTTCGAGAGCACGGCCGAGACCCGCGAGGCCTACCCTTATGACTTCCGCCTCGAGATGACCTACGCGCTCGAGGGCGACGCCACGCTTGCCCAGACGTTTGCCGTCACGAACACCGGCGAGGTCGACCTGCCGTTCTGCCTGGGTGGCCACCCGGCCTTCAACGTGCCCGTCCGCGAGGGCGAGGCGTTCGAGGACTACGCGCTGTGGTTCTCGCGCGCATGGACCGGCATCTCCCCCACCGGCGAGGACGGCATCGAGAACTACGGCCGCATGCGCACGATGGTCGACGGCACGAACCGTCTGCCGCTCACGCACGAGCTGTTCGCCCAGGACTCGTTCACGCTGGAGGGCGTGCCCGACAGCACCATCAGCATGGTTGGGCCCACGGGCCATGGCGTGCGCGTGGAATTCGAGGGGTTCGACCACATCGGCGTATGGAGCGCAGGCCCTGCGACAGACGGCACGCCGGCGCCGTTCGTGGCGCTCGAGCCGTGGTGCGGCACCGCGACGCGCACCGACGAGGACGACGTGCTTGAGCACAAGCAGAACGTCATCATCGCCGCTCCCGGGCAGACCGTGCGCCGCACGTTCCGCATCACGATGCTGTAG
- a CDS encoding zinc ribbon domain-containing protein translates to MFCTNCGKELKPGAKFCTSCGAAAEPVEETSEAVVTNDLPADETTVVSPDATSVSDPADATTVVSDAAETTVMVEPDATTVSKPADATIVVGAPETSVMPSPAPEHDREADTAAAVASFDDVEPAPAAPTYVPPVASEPLSPAPEPPKKKGHGALIIGIVALIAVLAVGAALYVRVNSLPGSATAAYAADAPAQLSAKTNVRPKDANGKEMSAYVAYLISTKGSGDASSIATTPYRYEATDDSGFTLADFGDVEDGDYTLVIVDTSSDSSSTRYDVPVHYEHDNPKAPENIDPEPPAPSTDGSQGSQVVDTRTDEQKAADLYLAKCREYIDKYGEPTFTSYEYTDLASGLAIARLIDFDGDGTDELLLAYDTKPAPSGRSYTYDTSQKDAYKVEVWAYKDGKISKVYDVDGTVRSADDGSLFVQISLLDGTETCLSTRTQTSEENASDDLFRNYAFDGNEFDVALETASHSEYGGSNARFTIDGQEASLDDEIAASKRVQQSDSIWLLTSTYFGTSPDTSLTISDTNATLDELKSRSAGNAAATTAATTSQVAYTSESVDKNYTIVNPYSPSSTQGVMWSFPQFSKVDGSTDSALDALNAQLAKDCEDDANLGKAWGPASDAMMVDVHDDLCASINGSIASVFSVRDETGGGAHGTDTSFGTFYDLSTGQAIDATTALNISASDLQAAGVAGINAFLADHPSDLGVSADDISQMASEQDRYVRDDKGTFIITRSYELGSYAFGSHRIYVMANDPANSSIVGTEVADNY, encoded by the coding sequence ATGTTCTGCACCAACTGCGGCAAGGAGCTCAAGCCGGGGGCGAAGTTCTGCACGTCGTGCGGTGCCGCCGCCGAGCCCGTGGAGGAAACGAGTGAGGCCGTCGTCACGAATGACCTGCCGGCGGATGAGACCACCGTCGTCTCGCCCGATGCCACGAGCGTCTCCGATCCCGCGGACGCCACGACCGTCGTTTCCGATGCGGCCGAGACGACCGTCATGGTCGAGCCGGACGCCACCACCGTCTCAAAGCCCGCTGACGCCACCATCGTCGTGGGCGCCCCCGAGACGAGCGTGATGCCCTCTCCCGCCCCAGAGCACGACCGCGAGGCGGACACCGCCGCTGCCGTCGCCTCGTTCGACGACGTGGAGCCTGCTCCTGCCGCTCCCACCTATGTGCCTCCCGTGGCCTCAGAGCCCCTCTCACCGGCGCCCGAGCCTCCCAAGAAGAAGGGCCATGGTGCCCTCATCATTGGCATCGTTGCGCTTATCGCCGTGCTCGCGGTGGGCGCCGCGCTCTACGTGCGCGTGAACAGCCTGCCTGGCTCCGCCACTGCGGCCTATGCTGCCGACGCGCCTGCGCAGCTCTCGGCCAAGACCAACGTTCGCCCCAAGGATGCCAACGGCAAGGAGATGAGCGCCTACGTGGCCTATCTCATCTCCACGAAGGGCTCTGGCGACGCCTCGAGCATCGCCACGACGCCGTATCGCTATGAGGCGACGGACGACTCCGGCTTCACGCTTGCCGACTTCGGCGACGTCGAGGACGGCGACTACACCCTCGTGATCGTGGACACGTCCAGCGACAGCTCGTCTACGCGCTACGACGTCCCCGTCCACTACGAGCACGACAACCCCAAGGCCCCCGAGAACATTGACCCCGAGCCGCCGGCGCCCTCCACCGATGGCTCGCAGGGCTCCCAGGTCGTCGATACCCGCACCGACGAGCAGAAGGCCGCCGACCTCTACCTCGCTAAGTGCCGCGAGTACATTGACAAGTACGGAGAGCCCACGTTTACCAGCTACGAATACACTGACCTGGCGAGCGGTCTTGCGATTGCGCGCCTCATTGACTTTGACGGCGACGGTACTGACGAGCTGCTGCTTGCGTACGATACGAAGCCCGCTCCATCGGGCAGAAGCTACACCTATGACACCAGCCAGAAGGATGCCTACAAGGTTGAGGTCTGGGCCTACAAGGACGGGAAAATCTCCAAGGTCTACGATGTCGACGGCACCGTGCGGTCCGCGGACGACGGGAGCCTGTTTGTTCAGATTTCCCTGCTTGACGGCACGGAGACGTGCCTGTCAACGCGGACGCAGACCTCGGAAGAGAACGCAAGCGACGACCTGTTCAGGAACTATGCGTTCGATGGGAACGAATTCGACGTCGCGCTCGAGACAGCTTCTCACTCGGAGTATGGTGGCTCTAACGCTCGCTTCACGATTGACGGCCAAGAGGCCTCGCTCGACGACGAGATTGCCGCGTCAAAGCGCGTCCAGCAAAGCGACTCCATCTGGCTTCTCACGTCCACCTATTTCGGGACCTCGCCGGATACGAGCCTGACCATCTCCGACACCAACGCCACGCTCGACGAGCTCAAGAGCCGCTCGGCCGGCAACGCCGCTGCCACGACCGCTGCCACGACGAGCCAGGTTGCCTACACTTCCGAGAGCGTGGACAAGAACTACACCATCGTGAACCCCTACAGCCCCAGCTCCACGCAGGGCGTCATGTGGTCCTTCCCGCAGTTCTCCAAGGTCGACGGCTCCACGGACTCCGCCCTCGACGCGCTCAATGCCCAGCTTGCCAAGGACTGCGAGGACGATGCCAATCTTGGCAAGGCATGGGGCCCGGCCTCTGATGCCATGATGGTCGACGTCCACGATGACCTCTGTGCGAGCATCAACGGCTCGATTGCCTCGGTCTTCAGCGTGCGCGACGAGACGGGCGGCGGGGCCCATGGCACGGACACGAGCTTTGGCACCTTCTACGACCTCTCCACGGGCCAGGCCATCGACGCCACGACGGCGCTCAACATAAGCGCCTCGGACCTGCAAGCCGCAGGCGTCGCCGGCATCAACGCGTTCCTCGCCGACCACCCGAGCGACCTGGGCGTCTCGGCGGACGACATCTCCCAGATGGCCTCCGAGCAGGACCGCTACGTCCGTGACGACAAGGGCACGTTCATCATCACGCGCTCCTACGAGCTGGGCTCCTACGCCTTCGGCTCGCACCGCATCTACGTGATGGCCAACGACCCGGCCAACAGCTCGATCGTGGGCACCGAGGTCGCCGACAACTACTAG
- a CDS encoding type I phosphomannose isomerase catalytic subunit, protein MAQDLIFTKPIFHDKIWGGRRLDTVFHYDIPEGKIGECWAISAHPAGDCEVASGPYAGSTLSQLWDEHHELFGNAAGDRFPLLIKILDADGDLSIQVHPNDEYARIHENGSLGKCECWYVLDCEEGATIIVGQKAKDREEFAKLVEEGRWGDLVNEVPIHKGDFFQINPGTVHAIKGGTLILETQQSSDVTYRVYDYDRVQADGTKRELHLAQSMDVVDYAAKAPETGTVTAPEVDGVTLLESNDCYTVERVRVAGSKTLAQDHDFMCVSVIEGTGSVNGSELVKGSHFVAPAGSGDLAFEGDLTLICSWV, encoded by the coding sequence ATGGCCCAGGACCTCATCTTCACCAAGCCCATCTTCCACGACAAGATCTGGGGCGGTCGCCGCCTTGACACCGTGTTTCACTACGACATCCCCGAGGGCAAGATCGGTGAGTGCTGGGCCATCAGCGCCCACCCGGCCGGTGACTGCGAGGTCGCGAGTGGCCCGTATGCGGGTTCCACGCTCTCGCAGCTGTGGGACGAGCACCACGAGCTGTTCGGCAACGCCGCAGGCGACCGCTTCCCGCTGCTCATCAAGATCCTCGACGCCGACGGTGACCTCTCCATCCAGGTTCACCCCAACGACGAGTACGCCCGCATCCACGAGAACGGCAGCCTTGGCAAGTGCGAGTGCTGGTACGTGCTCGACTGCGAGGAGGGCGCCACGATCATCGTGGGCCAGAAGGCCAAGGACCGCGAGGAGTTCGCCAAGCTCGTGGAGGAGGGCCGCTGGGGTGACCTCGTGAACGAGGTGCCCATCCACAAGGGCGACTTCTTCCAGATCAACCCCGGCACGGTGCACGCCATTAAGGGCGGCACGCTCATCCTCGAGACGCAGCAGAGCAGCGACGTGACGTATCGCGTCTACGACTACGACCGCGTCCAGGCTGACGGCACGAAGCGCGAGCTGCACCTTGCGCAGAGCATGGACGTCGTCGACTACGCCGCGAAGGCGCCCGAGACCGGCACCGTGACTGCACCCGAGGTAGACGGCGTGACGCTGCTCGAGAGCAACGATTGCTACACCGTCGAGCGCGTGCGCGTCGCTGGCTCCAAGACGCTTGCCCAGGACCACGACTTCATGTGCGTGAGCGTCATCGAGGGCACGGGCTCCGTGAACGGCTCCGAGCTCGTGAAGGGATCGCACTTCGTGGCACCCGCGGGCAGCGGTGACCTCGCGTTCGAGGGCGACCTGACGCTCATCTGCTCCTGGGTGTAG
- a CDS encoding gamma-glutamyl-gamma-aminobutyrate hydrolase family protein, producing MAGTEAEQTRGAARRRPVILVATRIEEGRMHKTEQLAPNECGARVFIDAILAAGGLPVQMALTDDEDVIDEYVALADGVAIPGGPDVDPKLWGDTKPYDEALLCHVRDACELPLVQKVVVADKPLFTTCRGTQMLNVAMGGTLDMDVPNVPRRPGSVHHDHADLLTRTSHGVEIEPGSLLERACGSRGYQVNTAHHCCVKDLGEGLVLSAESDDGIPECIEMPSKRFVLGVQWHPEYTWPTSEPDFNLWKAFVAACR from the coding sequence ATGGCAGGTACTGAGGCCGAGCAAACCCGCGGGGCGGCACGTCGTCGTCCCGTCATCCTCGTGGCGACGCGCATCGAGGAGGGGCGCATGCACAAGACCGAGCAGCTTGCCCCCAACGAGTGCGGCGCGCGCGTGTTCATCGACGCGATCCTGGCCGCGGGCGGCCTGCCCGTCCAGATGGCGCTCACCGACGACGAGGACGTCATCGACGAGTACGTGGCGCTCGCCGACGGCGTGGCCATCCCCGGCGGCCCCGACGTGGACCCCAAGCTCTGGGGAGACACGAAGCCCTATGACGAGGCGCTGCTCTGCCACGTGCGCGACGCCTGCGAGCTGCCGCTCGTCCAAAAGGTCGTGGTTGCCGACAAGCCCCTGTTCACGACCTGCCGCGGTACCCAGATGCTCAACGTTGCCATGGGCGGCACGCTCGACATGGACGTGCCGAACGTGCCCCGACGCCCGGGTTCCGTGCACCATGACCACGCGGACCTGCTCACCAGGACGAGCCATGGCGTCGAGATCGAGCCCGGCAGCCTGCTCGAGCGTGCCTGCGGCTCGCGTGGCTACCAGGTGAACACGGCGCATCACTGCTGCGTGAAGGACCTGGGAGAGGGCCTTGTGCTCTCCGCCGAGTCTGACGACGGCATCCCCGAGTGCATCGAGATGCCGTCCAAGCGCTTCGTGCTGGGCGTGCAGTGGCACCCCGAGTACACGTGGCCCACGAGCGAACCCGACTTCAACCTCTGGAAGGCGTTCGTGGCCGCCTGCAGGTAG
- a CDS encoding amino acid ABC transporter ATP-binding protein has protein sequence MNNESSGASPVIELRHVEKHFGDLHVLKDINIEVDRGEVLVVIGPSGSGKSTLCRTINRLETIDSGEILIEGKPLPQEGKELTRTRAELGMVFQQFNLFAHKTILDNVTLGPTEVLGVPKAEAEKRAMELLSRVGVAEQAGKVPAQLSGGQQQRVAIARSLAMNPKAMLFDEPTSALDPEMINEVLDVMVELARGGMTMVVVTHEMNFARRVADRIIFMADGAIVEEGAPDEFFDHPKTQRARDFLNSIKEH, from the coding sequence ATGAACAACGAATCCTCGGGCGCAAGTCCCGTCATCGAGCTGCGCCACGTCGAGAAGCACTTTGGCGACCTGCACGTGCTCAAGGACATCAACATCGAGGTCGACAGGGGCGAGGTTCTCGTCGTCATCGGCCCGTCGGGATCTGGCAAGTCCACGCTGTGCCGCACGATCAACCGCCTCGAGACCATCGACTCCGGCGAGATTCTCATCGAGGGCAAGCCGCTTCCCCAGGAGGGCAAGGAACTTACGCGCACGCGCGCCGAGCTGGGCATGGTGTTCCAGCAGTTCAACCTCTTTGCGCACAAGACGATCCTCGACAACGTCACGCTCGGGCCCACCGAGGTCCTTGGCGTCCCGAAGGCCGAGGCTGAGAAGCGCGCCATGGAGCTTCTCTCGCGCGTGGGCGTGGCCGAGCAGGCCGGCAAGGTCCCCGCGCAGCTCTCCGGCGGCCAGCAGCAGCGCGTCGCCATCGCCCGCTCGCTGGCGATGAACCCCAAGGCGATGCTGTTCGACGAGCCCACGAGCGCCCTTGACCCCGAGATGATCAACGAGGTGCTCGACGTCATGGTCGAGCTCGCTCGCGGCGGCATGACCATGGTCGTCGTCACGCACGAGATGAACTTTGCGCGCCGCGTGGCCGACCGCATCATCTTCATGGCAGACGGCGCCATTGTCGAGGAGGGCGCGCCCGACGAGTTCTTCGACCACCCGAAGACGCAGCGCGCCCGCGACTTCCTCAACTCGATTAAGGAGCACTAG
- a CDS encoding amino acid ABC transporter permease yields MSAAKSMRDALYEEPGPKTRRKMLVGTALSLAALAALVAWVVYRFWVTGQLAPKYWELFSWRTTWRYLFAGLEGTFAVALTAAVLSIVLGMLLMLGRTSHLRVLSVVCAVLTNVLRGIPSLLFIYFFFFAMPNLGIKMPAFWMLCIPVTLAASGVLAEVFRAGVNAVPRGQTEAGLSIGLSRWKVKTKIVLPQAVRLVIPSLISQLVVVVKDTALAYVVSYPDLMQNAQVLRTNYDALVSTFLVVALIYIVINYLINKVAVYVSRRTGVKIIR; encoded by the coding sequence ATGAGCGCCGCCAAGTCAATGAGGGACGCCCTCTATGAGGAGCCGGGTCCCAAGACGCGCAGGAAGATGCTCGTGGGCACCGCGTTGTCGCTCGCGGCGCTGGCCGCGCTCGTGGCGTGGGTGGTCTATCGCTTCTGGGTGACGGGCCAGCTTGCCCCCAAGTACTGGGAGCTGTTCAGCTGGCGCACCACGTGGCGCTACCTGTTCGCCGGTCTCGAGGGAACGTTTGCCGTGGCGCTCACGGCCGCCGTGCTCTCCATCGTCTTGGGCATGCTGCTCATGCTGGGCCGCACGAGTCACCTGCGGGTTCTGAGCGTCGTGTGCGCCGTGCTCACGAACGTGCTGCGTGGCATCCCGAGCCTTCTGTTCATCTACTTCTTCTTCTTTGCGATGCCCAACCTCGGCATCAAGATGCCGGCGTTCTGGATGCTGTGCATCCCCGTGACGCTTGCGGCCTCTGGCGTGCTCGCCGAGGTGTTCCGCGCCGGCGTCAACGCCGTGCCGCGCGGCCAGACCGAGGCGGGTCTGTCCATCGGCCTGTCCCGCTGGAAGGTCAAGACCAAGATCGTGCTGCCCCAGGCGGTCCGTCTCGTGATTCCGTCGCTCATCAGCCAGCTCGTGGTCGTCGTGAAGGACACGGCGCTCGCCTACGTGGTGAGCTACCCCGACCTCATGCAGAACGCCCAGGTGCTGCGCACGAACTATGACGCGCTCGTCTCGACGTTCCTCGTTGTGGCGCTCATCTACATCGTCATCAACTACCTCATCAACAAGGTCGCCGTGTACGTCTCGCGCCGTACGGGCGTCAAGATCATCCGCTAG
- a CDS encoding amino acid ABC transporter permease: MGLPELIANYGPLYLTALLTTWRLTIVSFALVMAFSVLLTVLRVCPFRPLRLFGDFYVQVFRNIPGAVLVLIVVYALPHLKLLLDYEPSVILATVLLGTAFGSENFMTGINTIGVAQIEAARSLGLSFGQILRTIVIPQALRSTVLPMTNLFIAVMLTTALGSQVPMTPQELTGVVTYINTRESAGIVTFFVSAAGYISTALVAGFVGNAIDKKVRVIR, encoded by the coding sequence ATGGGACTTCCCGAGCTAATCGCCAACTACGGGCCGCTGTATCTCACGGCCCTTCTCACCACGTGGCGCCTCACGATCGTCTCGTTCGCACTCGTCATGGCGTTCTCGGTCCTCTTGACCGTCCTGCGCGTCTGCCCGTTCAGGCCGCTTCGCCTGTTCGGTGACTTCTACGTGCAGGTCTTCCGCAACATCCCCGGCGCGGTCCTCGTGCTCATCGTCGTGTACGCACTGCCGCACCTGAAGCTTCTGCTCGACTACGAGCCGAGCGTCATCCTCGCCACGGTGCTGCTTGGCACGGCGTTTGGCTCGGAGAACTTCATGACGGGCATCAACACCATCGGCGTGGCCCAGATCGAGGCCGCCCGCTCGCTGGGCCTCTCGTTTGGTCAGATCCTGCGCACGATCGTGATCCCGCAGGCGCTGCGCTCCACGGTGCTGCCCATGACGAACCTGTTCATCGCCGTGATGCTCACCACCGCGCTGGGCTCGCAGGTCCCCATGACTCCGCAGGAGCTCACGGGCGTGGTCACCTACATCAACACGCGTGAGTCCGCCGGCATCGTGACGTTCTTCGTCTCGGCCGCGGGCTATATCTCAACGGCGCTCGTCGCCGGATTCGTGGGCAACGCCATCGACAAGAAGGTCAGGGTGATCCGATGA